A DNA window from Molothrus ater isolate BHLD 08-10-18 breed brown headed cowbird chromosome 2, BPBGC_Mater_1.1, whole genome shotgun sequence contains the following coding sequences:
- the POMP gene encoding proteasome maturation protein, with the protein MNSRGAASLLKDSISFTDVSAAGLFEGHDLLRRGFTSVKNELLPSHPLELTEKNFQLNQDKTNFSTLRNIQGIHAPLKLQMEFRAVKQVQRLPFLHSSNMAMDILRGNDECIGFEDILNDPSQSEVMGEPHMMMEHKLGLL; encoded by the exons ATG aaTTCCAGAGGTGCTGCTTCTCTGTTGAAGGATAGTATCTCATTTACTGACGTTTCAGCTGCAGGGCTATTTGAAGGTCATGATCTTCTGCGCAGAGG CTTTACAAGTGTGAAAAATGAATTGTTGCCCAGCCACCCACTGGAGTTGACAGAAAAGAAT TTCCAGTTAAATCAAGATAAAACAAACTTTTCCACACTGAGAAACATCCAAGGAATCCATGCACCTTTAAAGCTGCAGATGGAATTCAGAGCAGTGAAACAG GTCCAGCGTCTACCATTTCTTCACAGCTCAAACATGGCAATGGATATTTTGAGGGGAAATGATGAATGCATTGGTTTTGAGGATATCCTTAATG atcCTTCCCAGAGTGAGGTTATGGGAGAGCCACACATGATGATGGAGCACAAGCTTGGTTTATTGTAa